The following coding sequences lie in one Euhalothece natronophila Z-M001 genomic window:
- a CDS encoding DUF5678 domain-containing protein translates to MNSKHQDVQKGANILQKHDQWLAENLDQLIEKYPGKIVAVLDGEVVAVGDTYQEVYAPFQKQNRDWMPLAIRVPYPDDLQELLI, encoded by the coding sequence ATGAATTCTAAACACCAAGATGTACAAAAAGGAGCAAATATTCTACAAAAACATGATCAATGGCTTGCTGAAAATTTAGACCAACTGATTGAGAAATATCCAGGAAAAATTGTTGCTGTGTTGGATGGTGAAGTGGTTGCAGTAGGAGATACTTATCAAGAAGTTTATGCGCCATTTCAGAAACAAAATCGCGATTGGATGCCTTTAGCAATTCGTGTTCCTTACCCCGATGATCTTCAAGAACTACTCATTTAA
- the nadB gene encoding L-aspartate oxidase, whose product MQFDIIIVGAGAAGLYTALCFPEHLQVAIVSKDDLKIGASDWAQGGIAAAIAPGDSPENHYQDTLKAGAGLCIPEAVRFLVENASTSIKTLVELGVKFDRQGEELAMTLEAAHSHPRVLHAADTTGRAIVNTLTEKVLTRENITVIPQACVLQLDINSETQHCQGVRLLHKCKIQSVKASVVMLATGGGGQVFAQTTNPTVSTGDGVALAWRVGALLRDVEFFQFHPTALTKPGAPHFLISEAVRGEGAHLVDENGDRFAFEYHSNGELAPRDVVSRAIYHHLHKTSDDPAHDKVYLDLRPIPPERIAYRFPNIINVCQSHGIDVFSQPIPVAPAAHYWMGGVAVDINSATSISGLYAVGETANTGVHGANRLASNSLLECLVFGQQFKEMQVETLPETPLAETISLEETGNWEQEFAYLQGLREELRVLMWESAGISRNEEDLAKGLAQVEQWRKETANFEVTQFFFGEMLPQSIQLKDAEAEKQLRCAGETFNLLDVAYLVLKSALFRRESRGGHFRSDYPRSRSQWQVHTLIQNETWWTT is encoded by the coding sequence ATGCAGTTTGATATTATTATTGTTGGTGCAGGGGCGGCTGGGCTTTATACAGCATTATGTTTTCCTGAACATTTGCAAGTGGCGATTGTCAGTAAGGATGATTTAAAGATTGGCGCAAGTGATTGGGCGCAAGGAGGAATAGCTGCCGCGATCGCGCCTGGGGATTCCCCTGAAAATCATTATCAGGATACCCTGAAAGCAGGGGCAGGGCTTTGCATTCCAGAAGCAGTAAGGTTTCTAGTGGAAAACGCCTCCACCAGTATTAAAACCTTAGTAGAATTAGGGGTAAAATTTGATCGCCAAGGGGAAGAGTTAGCAATGACCCTAGAAGCGGCTCATTCTCATCCCCGTGTACTTCATGCGGCTGATACAACAGGACGCGCAATTGTCAATACACTTACAGAAAAAGTGTTAACTCGGGAGAATATCACCGTCATTCCTCAAGCCTGTGTTCTCCAACTAGATATCAATTCCGAAACTCAACATTGCCAAGGAGTTCGTCTTCTACACAAGTGTAAAATTCAATCTGTGAAAGCCTCAGTAGTCATGTTAGCCACAGGAGGCGGTGGACAAGTTTTCGCGCAAACCACGAATCCCACCGTTAGCACAGGAGATGGCGTTGCATTAGCGTGGCGAGTGGGGGCGTTACTCAGAGATGTCGAATTTTTTCAGTTCCATCCCACAGCTTTAACCAAGCCTGGTGCGCCACATTTTTTAATTTCGGAAGCAGTACGAGGAGAGGGAGCGCATTTAGTTGATGAAAACGGCGATCGGTTTGCATTTGAGTATCATTCTAATGGGGAATTAGCCCCCCGAGATGTGGTCAGCCGTGCGATTTATCATCATCTCCATAAAACCAGCGATGATCCTGCTCATGACAAGGTTTATCTCGATTTACGCCCCATTCCCCCTGAACGCATTGCTTACCGTTTTCCTAATATCATTAACGTGTGTCAGTCTCATGGGATTGATGTATTTTCACAGCCCATTCCAGTTGCCCCAGCAGCCCATTATTGGATGGGAGGGGTAGCGGTAGATATCAATAGTGCCACCTCTATTTCAGGGCTATATGCAGTGGGAGAAACTGCTAATACAGGGGTTCATGGGGCAAATCGTTTGGCAAGTAATTCTCTATTAGAATGTTTGGTGTTTGGACAGCAGTTTAAGGAGATGCAGGTAGAAACATTACCAGAAACGCCCCTTGCTGAAACCATATCCTTAGAAGAAACAGGAAACTGGGAACAGGAATTTGCTTATTTACAGGGGTTACGGGAAGAATTACGGGTGCTAATGTGGGAAAGTGCTGGGATTTCTCGTAATGAGGAAGATTTAGCAAAAGGGTTGGCGCAAGTAGAACAATGGCGAAAGGAAACTGCTAATTTTGAAGTAACTCAGTTTTTCTTTGGGGAAATGTTACCCCAGTCCATTCAACTCAAGGATGCAGAGGCGGAAAAACAATTGCGTTGTGCAGGAGAAACGTTTAATCTATTGGATGTGGCATATTTAGTGCTGAAAAGTGCTTTATTTCGTCGGGAAAGTCGCGGCGGACATTTTCGGTCTGATTATCCGCGATCGCGCTCTCAGTGGCAAGTTCATACTTTAATTCAAAATGAGACTTGGTGGACAACATGA
- a CDS encoding PRC-barrel domain-containing protein, which produces MLNVIRRSQMIGLTTMDRNTAKGYGKVEEVWVDSSGRVSYVSSDEGYFPIDEVATVGSDGVLTYSFTGINSPNDPLSQLNRMAVRTQRGHDPIGWIEDFLFDWETGDIVAYVLSGDIATPFGGRAVLFPDDVKTIDADVVVIKDEAKDRLKTEKEGLQGFLSEKSQQVRNAVKQILSRAQSLISPDDSPETVRVKVKQVSDELSASGKHDKNAVQEATDFLQDQWQDLQHWVTRAGNRMKKALDKAWKRLTNQR; this is translated from the coding sequence ATGCTTAATGTTATTCGTCGCAGTCAAATGATCGGACTGACTACTATGGATCGTAATACTGCTAAAGGCTATGGCAAGGTTGAAGAAGTTTGGGTTGATTCCTCAGGTCGAGTTTCTTATGTCAGTAGTGATGAGGGATATTTCCCGATAGATGAAGTAGCAACAGTCGGATCAGATGGTGTATTAACCTACTCCTTTACTGGGATAAACAGTCCTAATGATCCTCTCAGTCAGCTAAATCGGATGGCAGTTCGTACCCAACGGGGTCATGATCCTATAGGTTGGATCGAAGATTTCTTATTTGATTGGGAAACCGGTGATATTGTTGCCTATGTTTTAAGCGGTGACATTGCCACTCCTTTTGGTGGTCGCGCTGTGCTATTTCCTGATGACGTGAAAACCATTGATGCTGATGTGGTAGTAATTAAAGATGAAGCCAAAGATCGTCTGAAAACTGAAAAAGAAGGATTACAAGGCTTTTTAAGTGAAAAATCCCAACAGGTAAGAAATGCGGTCAAGCAGATATTGAGTCGCGCCCAATCTTTAATCTCTCCCGATGATTCCCCAGAGACGGTTCGGGTAAAAGTTAAACAAGTCAGTGATGAACTCAGTGCCTCTGGAAAACATGACAAAAATGCTGTCCAAGAAGCAACCGACTTTCTCCAAGATCAATGGCAAGATTTACAACATTGGGTAACTCGGGCTGGAAATCGCATGAAAAAGGCACTGGATAAGGCTTGGAAGCGTCTTACCAACCAGCGTTAA
- a CDS encoding DNA adenine methylase, protein MTNAKVAQPFLKWAGGKSQLLTQIEPFFPQALKEGLIKRYIEPFVGGGAVFLYIASAYPISEYFICDVNPELILAYQTIQKNVEELIILLKEIQANYLTLSEEERKKYFYKIRSHYNQQRKEINFDIYSKSWLNRTSQLIFLNRTCFNGLFRVNSKGEFNVPFGRYKNPRICDEENLKLLAQVLEKTEIQRGDFSQCQKFVNKESFVYFDPPYRPISKTSNFNAYSAQIFKDQDQLRLRDFFQRLDRKGAKLMLSNSDPKNEDPNDTFFEEAYQGYQIKRVQARRNINSKGSKRGQINEILITNY, encoded by the coding sequence ATGACAAATGCCAAAGTAGCCCAACCTTTCCTGAAATGGGCAGGAGGAAAAAGCCAACTCTTAACTCAAATTGAGCCATTTTTTCCCCAAGCCCTTAAGGAAGGTCTCATTAAACGATACATTGAACCCTTTGTCGGCGGAGGAGCAGTTTTTTTATATATTGCCAGTGCTTATCCCATCTCAGAATACTTTATTTGCGATGTTAATCCTGAGTTAATTCTTGCCTATCAAACCATTCAAAAAAATGTAGAAGAATTAATTATTCTTTTAAAAGAAATTCAAGCCAATTATTTAACTTTATCAGAAGAAGAGAGAAAGAAATACTTTTATAAAATTCGTTCTCATTATAATCAACAGCGCAAAGAAATTAATTTTGATATTTATAGTAAAAGTTGGTTAAACAGGACTTCTCAGCTAATTTTCCTTAACCGTACTTGTTTCAATGGACTCTTTCGGGTAAACTCAAAGGGAGAATTTAATGTTCCTTTTGGCAGATACAAAAACCCTAGAATTTGTGACGAAGAAAATTTAAAATTATTAGCACAAGTATTAGAAAAAACTGAGATTCAAAGAGGAGACTTTAGCCAGTGTCAAAAATTTGTTAATAAGGAATCTTTCGTTTACTTTGATCCGCCCTATCGACCCATTAGCAAAACCTCGAATTTTAATGCTTACTCGGCGCAAATATTTAAAGATCAAGATCAATTAAGACTCCGAGATTTTTTTCAACGACTAGATCGCAAAGGGGCAAAATTGATGTTAAGTAATTCTGATCCCAAAAATGAAGACCCTAATGATACCTTCTTTGAAGAGGCTTATCAAGGTTATCAAATTAAACGAGTGCAAGCCAGACGTAATATTAATAGTAAAGGTAGTAAGCGTGGTCAAATTAATGAAATATTGATTACAAATTATTAA
- the hflX gene encoding GTPase HflX, whose amino-acid sequence MSIETIYGNLKGLKASEIKQLKRLYHQGQPRDRATTPEFAQRLAAISTDINQSVSVYINRRGQVIRVGVGNPRDTQIPPLELPRYGAKRLSGIRCITTSLKSEPPKQPSLTAMVLQRLDLLVTLTLTGSGFQRRGGGATGYVESAYLAHLTPETDPNREEGLHWTVSPPLSLDALTQQDFLNLVEGLEEEFEREYVAQQVDSSHQRVVVVGLMTADISPQQFQDGLAEVTRLVDTAGGEVLEVVKQRRSRPHPQTVIGAGKVEEIAIAVQTLGASVVAFDQDLTPAQARNLEQKIGVRVIDRTELILDIFAQRARTRAGKLQVELAQLEYLLPRLVGKGEAMSRLGGGIGTRGPGETKLETERRRIQKRVSRLQQEVNQLQSHRSRMRQQRQKQEVPTVAVVGYTNAGKSTLLNNLTNSDIYAEDQLFATLDPTTRRLNVPHNGDSQTILLTDTVGFIKELPPSLIDAFRATLEEVSEADAMLHVVDLSHQAWESQIQAVSNILSDLPLVPPESLLVFNKIDQVDSDTLAEAKKNYPDSVFISAQKRLGLETLREKIGMMISHC is encoded by the coding sequence ATCTCTATCGAAACGATCTACGGTAACTTAAAAGGACTAAAAGCCAGTGAGATTAAGCAACTGAAACGGCTGTATCATCAGGGGCAACCGCGCGATCGCGCAACCACGCCTGAATTTGCCCAGCGATTAGCCGCCATTAGCACTGACATTAATCAATCGGTTTCCGTTTATATTAACCGTCGCGGACAAGTGATTCGTGTGGGAGTGGGAAACCCAAGAGATACCCAAATTCCTCCCTTAGAACTCCCTCGTTATGGCGCAAAACGGTTATCGGGGATTCGGTGTATTACCACTTCTTTAAAGTCTGAACCGCCTAAACAGCCCAGCCTAACAGCAATGGTGTTACAACGCCTTGATCTCCTTGTTACCCTTACTCTAACTGGGAGTGGGTTTCAACGCCGTGGCGGTGGCGCAACTGGTTATGTAGAATCTGCTTACTTAGCCCATCTTACCCCAGAAACTGATCCCAATCGCGAGGAGGGGTTACATTGGACGGTTTCGCCTCCCTTAAGTTTAGATGCCCTCACGCAACAGGATTTTTTAAACTTAGTCGAAGGCTTAGAAGAAGAATTTGAACGGGAATATGTCGCCCAACAGGTTGATAGTTCTCATCAACGGGTGGTGGTTGTCGGGTTAATGACTGCCGATATCTCTCCTCAACAGTTTCAAGATGGATTAGCAGAAGTTACCCGTTTAGTTGATACCGCCGGTGGGGAAGTGTTAGAAGTGGTTAAACAACGGAGAAGTCGTCCTCATCCTCAAACCGTTATTGGGGCGGGAAAAGTGGAAGAAATCGCGATCGCGGTACAGACATTAGGCGCAAGTGTAGTCGCCTTTGACCAAGACTTAACCCCTGCCCAAGCACGAAACTTAGAACAAAAAATTGGGGTCAGAGTCATTGATCGCACTGAACTTATTTTAGACATATTTGCCCAAAGAGCGCGCACTCGTGCTGGAAAATTACAAGTAGAACTTGCCCAGTTAGAGTATCTTCTTCCTCGCCTTGTGGGAAAAGGAGAAGCCATGTCTCGCCTTGGCGGTGGAATTGGAACTCGTGGCCCCGGGGAAACCAAGTTAGAAACCGAACGCCGTCGCATTCAAAAGCGTGTCTCCCGACTACAGCAGGAAGTAAACCAACTGCAATCCCATCGATCTCGAATGCGCCAACAGCGTCAAAAACAGGAAGTCCCCACGGTTGCTGTGGTTGGTTATACCAATGCTGGAAAATCCACACTGCTTAATAACTTGACAAATTCCGATATTTATGCAGAAGATCAGCTATTTGCCACCCTTGACCCCACCACTCGACGCTTAAACGTTCCCCACAATGGAGATTCACAGACAATTTTATTAACAGATACAGTGGGGTTTATTAAAGAACTTCCCCCCTCTCTCATTGATGCTTTTCGCGCCACCCTAGAAGAAGTTAGCGAAGCCGATGCGATGTTGCACGTAGTTGACTTATCTCATCAGGCGTGGGAAAGCCAAATTCAAGCAGTTAGCAATATCTTATCAGATCTACCCTTAGTTCCCCCAGAAAGTTTATTAGTCTTTAATAAAATTGACCAAGTTGATAGTGATACCTTAGCCGAAGCCAAGAAAAATTATCCTGATTCAGTGTTTATTTCCGCTCAAAAACGGTTAGGATTAGAAACATTACGAGAAAAAATCGGGATGATGATTTCCCACTGTTAA
- a CDS encoding class I SAM-dependent methyltransferase — MLLQPQQREKLDPSQDDNFYAVPRFVTHVDESFIDQLTNLYRERLKPNTRILDMMSSWVSHLPDDLKFSHVEGHGMNEEELAHNPRLDHYIIQNLNENTKLPFRDQEFDAVLNAVSIQYLQYPETVFAEIYRILKPGGIVIISFSNRMFYQKAISAWREASDAMRIELVKRYFRSVNGFSEPEVIQKQPSTPAIMQMLGMGGSDPFYAVLAFRS; from the coding sequence ATGCTATTACAGCCACAACAACGAGAAAAGCTAGATCCGAGTCAAGATGACAACTTTTATGCAGTTCCCCGTTTCGTTACTCATGTTGATGAGTCATTTATTGATCAGCTAACGAACCTGTATCGAGAGAGACTTAAACCTAATACTCGCATTTTAGACATGATGAGTAGTTGGGTTTCTCATCTTCCTGATGATCTGAAATTTTCTCATGTGGAAGGGCATGGAATGAATGAAGAAGAATTAGCCCATAATCCGCGCTTAGATCATTATATTATCCAAAACCTAAATGAAAATACCAAACTCCCCTTTCGTGATCAAGAATTTGATGCAGTCTTAAATGCGGTTTCTATTCAATATTTACAGTATCCGGAAACTGTCTTTGCAGAAATTTATCGCATCCTAAAACCAGGCGGAATTGTGATTATTAGCTTTTCTAATCGGATGTTTTATCAAAAAGCGATTTCTGCCTGGCGAGAGGCAAGTGATGCTATGCGTATAGAATTAGTAAAACGCTATTTTCGGTCTGTTAATGGCTTTAGTGAACCCGAAGTAATTCAAAAACAGCCCTCTACCCCTGCAATTATGCAAATGTTAGGGATGGGTGGTAGTGATCCTTTTTATGCAGTGCTAGCTTTCCGTAGTTAG
- a CDS encoding YggT family protein, with product MPEYNDPKYRGGEDYNRPHDNDESQYKDEMETQYAYGSYQADAKKVQQRQAEAQRLREEERELAKAQRLTLIRKSTQTIAYLVVALETLLGLRFILLITGANPENLFANFIYSLSEPLTLQ from the coding sequence ATGCCTGAATATAATGACCCTAAGTATAGAGGAGGAGAAGACTATAATCGTCCCCATGACAATGATGAAAGTCAGTATAAAGATGAGATGGAAACCCAGTATGCCTACGGATCCTATCAAGCTGATGCTAAAAAAGTGCAACAACGACAAGCAGAAGCCCAACGCTTAAGAGAGGAAGAAAGAGAATTAGCAAAAGCCCAAAGGTTAACTCTGATCCGAAAATCAACTCAAACAATTGCTTACTTAGTAGTTGCTTTGGAGACATTATTAGGGCTAAGGTTTATTCTATTAATAACGGGAGCAAATCCAGAAAATCTATTTGCTAACTTTATCTATAGTCTTTCCGAGCCTTTAACTTTGCAATAG